A genomic window from Fibrobacterota bacterium includes:
- a CDS encoding glycosyltransferase family 2 protein, which yields MKKISLVVRTYNESKHLGSLLEMVKRQKLDDLEVEVVLVDSGSTDGTVGIAEAVGAKIVKIEKNQFTFGRSLNLGCQHAQGDVLVIVSGHCVPVDDQWLQRITAPVLEGRCDYAYGRQMGAMNRSSARSKSSPSTSPLARKTPLEGITATMPTQRFPGRPGSV from the coding sequence ATGAAGAAGATTAGCTTGGTCGTCAGAACATACAACGAATCGAAGCATCTCGGATCGCTTCTCGAGATGGTGAAGCGTCAGAAATTGGATGACCTCGAAGTAGAAGTGGTCCTGGTCGATTCGGGGTCGACGGACGGAACGGTAGGGATAGCGGAAGCCGTCGGTGCCAAGATAGTGAAAATTGAAAAAAACCAATTCACGTTCGGAAGATCCTTGAACCTTGGATGCCAGCATGCCCAAGGCGATGTTCTTGTGATCGTTAGCGGACATTGCGTCCCCGTCGACGACCAGTGGCTACAGAGGATCACCGCGCCTGTTCTTGAGGGGCGTTGCGATTATGCCTATGGTCGACAGATGGGGGCGATGAATCGATCTTCAGCGAGAAGCAAATCTTCGCCAAGTACTTCCCCGCTCGCGAGGAAGACGCCATTGGAGGGTATTACTGCAACAATGCCAACTCAGCGATTTCCAGGTCGGCCTGGGAGCGTCTAA